The following proteins are co-located in the Meriones unguiculatus strain TT.TT164.6M chromosome 4, Bangor_MerUng_6.1, whole genome shotgun sequence genome:
- the LOC110540131 gene encoding GTP-binding nuclear protein Ran-like, producing MAAQGEQQVQFKLVLVGDSTGKTTFVKCHLTGKKYVASLALEVHPLVFHTNRGTKFNLWDTAGQEKFGGLRDGYYIQAQCAIIMFDVTSRVTYKNISNWHRDLVRGCENIPIVLCGNKVDIKDRKVKAKSTVFHRKKNIQYYDISAKSNYNFEKPFLWLARKLIGDPNLEFVAMPALAPPDVAMDPALAA from the coding sequence ATGGCTGCCCAGGGAGAGCAGCAGGTCCAGTTCAAGCTTGTCCTGGTGGGCGACAGCACTGGGAAGACAACGTTCGTGAAGTGCCACTTGACGGGCAAGAAGTATGTAGCCTCCCTGGCCTTGGAGGTGCACCCGCTCGTCTTCCATACCAACAGAGGAACCAAGTTCAACTTGTGGGACACAGCCGGCCAAGAGAAGTTTGGGGGCCTGCGCGATGGCTACTACATCCAAGCCCAGTGTGCCATTATAATGTTCGATGTAACATCAAGAGTTACTTACAAGAACATATCTAACTGGCACAGAGATCTGGTACGAGGGTGTGAAAACATCCCCATTGTATTGTGTGGCAACAAGGTGGATATTAAGGACAGGAAAGTGAAGGCAAAATCTACTGTGTTCCACCGAAAGAAGAATATCCAGTACTATGACATTTCTGCCAAAAGTAACTACAACTTTGAAAAGCCTTTCCTCTGGCTTGCCAGAAAGCTCATTGGCGATCCTAATTTGGAATTTGTTGCCATGCCTGCTCTTGCCCCACCTGACGTGGCCATGGATCCAGCTCTGGCAGCATAG